tactgacacctttgtgctttataaagaatatttccataaaaaattggatgtgaaatacctgaacgtataagaagtctgcatgttgagctatatttacgaatgatgtccttataccgatgataaaatttagtaaatgttttaactagtttgtgatatcgaaaaccctggtgtaatagtttttcagtaatacataaatttctctcgttaaaatctaaaacattgttacatacacgagcgaatcgtacaagttaagatatataaacaccgtaagatggtgacaagggaacgtcaccatctaaaaatggataattaacgataggaaatgaaaaataatctcttttatcataaattttagtattcagctttccgttagtgatatagatatcaagattgaggaaagggcagtggtcattgttagtattagctttatttaaagtaagttcagcaggataaatttctttaatagacacactgaagtcgtcattattgaaagccaaaatatcattcaaatatctaaaagtattattaaatttgttgatcagatgttgtttcgatgggtctttgcttatttttgtcataaattgtaattcatagcaatacaaaaacaggtccgcaataagtggtgcacattaagtccccattggaattccgataatctgacgacaTACGGAattcccaaagcgaacaaaaatgttatctagtaaaaatccaagggcatatatagtatcaaagcatgtctaattgacatagtttttttgtttattgctactaaaaaatgacctaaaagagtttgaacatatatattcacattctgactttttaaatgcccatttaattaggtgtgtgaattttttcttaatgagaatgtgaggcaatgtggtatacagggtagaacaatcaaaactttgaacagattcaaaatcaccaatataagcatgcaatttatcaagtacttccaacgagtttttgacactccaaaagtaattaattccactattatcgaaggccttatttgaacaatttattatcagctttttattgtaccaagtgtactggtcaACAGAATAGATAAtgtagtagtggaacaatggcttgaagacgaaataaatctatctTTGTAAGTTGTTTTGTGTAgattcggaagccagtacatagttgggactttcattgtatttggctctgcttgtaaagcggtagctaaaagtttatgtttgttacagatgtcgttttctgaaaatggagtcagttggaatgttggtgaattggtgatttcttttttcagaacctcaatgtaaaatttacgtcaaacaataataatgttattagcagctttatcggccgggacaacaACAAATGTcatggctagttcttttagtttatgtttgatacgagaaataggtttattgtggttattgtcaatagtaaaatgttctttaaaatgttgaatacgtatatcaactatcttcattactgaattaaaaaaagactccaaagattttttgtcagctttttcccgttttatccatttcatacattaagtatggagtgagtcgtggatgatattacgacactcattccaattaataattgacgggtgacgatatttaggtcctttactgaggaatgattttaactctcggtcttgaacaatgttaagatctcctgttataacatgggaaatgggtccataaatatattcggaggtactacaattacatgaagtaggtgtattttcactgatattaacatctttacacagttgactataattaaacacaaagttccgggtagatttcttgtaaatataacaaataagaggtagctcagtattgtcaaaatatcccggaatttgttctttaacagaatggtcgttaaatataacCTTCATATACTTCGATATATCGAAAAGGAAAGTGATTAAAATTAATCGTTTATTTTGACAGGATACTCAACTGGATGTTTGGGAAACTTTCTTGTAAAGCAATCAAAATATGACTACAGCAAACATATAGCTatgcaatatatacatgtaacgttAACCATTATTTCCCGCAGTGTTATTTAGTACCAAATATTGTATATGAAAAAGGACTCATTAAATGGCCTTACCTTTTTCTGCATTGTTGTTTATCTGCTTCTGTACCATTGTCATTGTCAAATTATCACTGGTTTCCTTTGCTTCCATCCTAGCATTTATGTCAGCTGCTATCGAATTTTGACTCTGCTAAATTCTCATTAATTGTTTGTAAGTTTTGGTTTCTAATTTCTTTAACTGACTGCTTATATCACATGTATCAGCTGCTTTCGTATTTTGACGATATTCAAGATTGGATAATTGGTTACTTGTTTTCGTTTCTAATTCCTTAATTAGCTGTTTGTGCTGGTATTCAACTCGTTCATAACTCGTTTTGAATCAATTGTCATATTATACAAGGCTACAAAAATCGGCTTCGTGTGCGCTCGTTTACAGATAAAGAATGTGTTTGAGCAGAATCTGCTTGGACGGCTTGTTGCATTTCCTGCAAGGTTTTAATGCTGCTTAGTTGTTTCAAGATCTCAATTACACAATAAATACAGTATAAGCATAATGTAATTGTCTTAATATGATTGTGTGAGATGTACAGTAACAGTTGTCtagttttatataaaatacttgATATTAACATTGAACCAAAAACAAAGACATTTGTAACTTATTACaatcaataacattaacggtaccaattttcctgcaccagatgcgcatttcgacaatacatgtctcttcagtgatgctcgtgaccaaaatatttgaaattcaaaacttatataaaagatgaagagctataatccaaaaggtaaaaaaactaaagccaaatccgtgaaaggaatcagagctttgcatgacggagatacattccttaatttataataatttctaacatttaaTAACCAAATCGTGCCAATGTTCAGTTATAGAATAAAAATGAAACACCAAAGATTCAGTACATCATTCAGAATGATATTATATTACACATATAACAAATGGTAAAACTTACCCGAAAGTAAAATTAACTGTTTAGCTagtatatggggacgaagtccccaataacagtagaaaattcaataaaaaaaaaaaaaaaaaaaaaaaaaaaaaatcgggaaaattttcccgatattttcattgtacttatgaactcaaaatcgttcatttttttggtcgcgtttttgaatttcccgatctgcgcagaaatctacttccgtttCTGGTCTTATTTGCATGAGACTTtggataaaatgtatatttatcagacTAAGAAAGAAACTCAATACTCATTATTtctaaaaattgtttgttataaaaaaaaaagttacctgatgacagcgttCTTGTtgacattgaatatgacgtcataacttatttaacgtcacaactaaaatccatAACGACACAACCAAAATTGGAAACGTTAcgttctttgtttacattgaatatgacgtcataacgtcacaactaaatcccttaCTACAGAAccaaatcggaaacgttacggtatttccgtttttcttttaacatgtttgatttataaaaaaaaatcatacagacttcgtccccattcacaggttatgcctacctcatattacatatttattttaacaaacGTAATCCTTAAATTTTTAATGGTatgtattcatttaattttgattattgttAATGTTGAATACAACCCACCAAAAAGATACCAAGACCCAGGAGCATACAACCAGACTTGGTCATTTAGTTTTAACTTCTGGGTGACAGTAACTGCACCAGTATGTATGTAAGTAGCGCTATGATCGCCGATGTATGTTTCAGAAATAGAATTTCCGTTCAAATAAATATAGAAGAACGCATGATTGGTATAAGACATCACAGAAGCTGATATTAGGTACAGTCCTTCATGATCATGTTCACACGTAAACTTTCCTATGTTATTGTATGACGCCAGGTTAGTGACCCCTAAACTGAACTTTACATCGTCGAACTTTATTATGGTACCAGCTACTGTTCCGCTTGTCGATGGATGAGCAGTCATGGCAACTGAAataattcagaaaataaaagCATGCATTATTGAAAAAGTGAACTGAATTTGAGTACCTTTTGCGAAGTTAAAACTATCTAACTATTTTATCCTTTGAAGGTGTAGTAAAATGAATAGTTGGATACAAAAGACGGAATATTGTGATTGAGTGTTGAAATTGCATTTCTTATTAGAATTGCACTTAAAAAACAAGTTGTGTCATCACATTTCTAATGTgttcatgaaaataaatgaacaaacatAGTTTCAAGAAAGTTTGAAATTTATGTGTACCGTGACTGAGTTGATGGTTACAGAGCAATACTATTCACATATGTGTGATGCACATATAATTGACTGCTTGTTTTATCTAGCAAAAATAAACATCATTCTTTGTCCACAGGAAACGTTCTTGATGTTTAGGTGTCACATAACTTACGATACAGTTGTCTTTTTATTTGGTCAAGGTTATCGATTCCAAATAGAGCTATGTGGTCAAGTTTTCAGACAAATAAAAGTGTAAACAAGCTGTTTTTCACACTAAAGGTTGTGCAAATTGTTTATATTGAGAGCAAAAGATACAAGAAAAAGTAGaactttgattttctttttaggCATACCCGTATGAAATAATCACAGGAAAAATGAGTAGTTATATTTATTTCTTGTTACATACTAGGCAGATATCTATATGGATATGGagagttttaattgtttttgtgtatattttgaaaaaagaatcgTTCCTAACTTTTAGAtgcataatttattttgttttcctttaaatGTAAAGTCCTAAATTTCTATATCAAAATTTGTTACTTTCTGTGAAACTCTAGAGCGATCAATCAATCCACGATTTCTGAATACTCCAGTTTAAATCATCTCGAAATAAATCGAAGAGGAAAGTTATTAAGATCAATCATTTATTAAGACTGGATACTTAACTGAATGGAACCTTTCTTGCCAAGCAATTCAAATATGACTATTGCTAACAAATTGCTATACCATATATacatggagagttgtatcattggcactcataccacatcttttatatcTTAGCAACTTTAAGCACATTTTCATGAGTGTTATTTAGTACCAAATATTGTATATGAAAAATGACACATTATTTGGTCTTACCTCTTTCTGCATTGTTGTTTATCTGCTTCTGTACCATTGTCATTGTCAAAATATCACTGGTTTCCTTTGCTTCCATCCTTGTGATTATGTCAGCTGCTGTCGAATTTTGACTCTGCTCAATTCTTATTAATTGTTTGTAAGTTTTGGTTTCTAAATTCTTTAACTTACTGCTTATATCAGCTGCTGTCGTATTTTGACGATATTCAAGATTGGATAATTGGTTACTTGTTTTCGTTTCTAAATTTCTTAAAAGGCTGCTTGTGCTGGTATTCAACTCGTTCATGACTCTTTTTGAATCAATTGTCATATTATACAAGGCTACAAAATCCTGACTTCGTGCACGTTCGTTTACAGATAAAGAATGTGTTTGAGCAGAAACTGTCTGAACGGCTTGTTGCAAACTTTGTATTTCCTGCAATGGTTTAATGCTGCCAAGTTGTTTAAAGATCTTAAAATCGCTGCTCATTTCTCCAATTTTGTTGCGTAATAACCGAAGTTCGTTTTCCATTAAATTCTGTTCAGTTTGTAAAACTTTGTTCTCTGTTTGTAGCTGATTATACTTACGTTCCAGTTCTACATATTTTAGCTCCATGGATTCGAAACTTGAATTGGAATCGCTTTGATTTGCACATTTAACTAATTTCATCTCAAGAATATTAAATTTGTGTTCCAATTGTGAAGACAGAACGGCAAGTGATTTGTCGACGTAGTGACGTATTTGTTCATCTTCCTGATGTCTCGATTTAGTCTCGTCCAAAAATTCTAATGCGGTAACGTATTGATTCGATGTTCCTAATTGACCATTAGCGTTTTGTGACTTATCTAAGAGAAATCCATGTACAGTgagaaatacaagaaaaaaaggAAACAGTTTTGTCGCCATactggttaataaaaaaaaaataaaaaaaatgttacagagCTTGTAAAACGACTCTTTTATGGATCTAAATTAAGATAAATAATTGTCTTAAATCAAACTGTGTTTGCATAACTTATCGATGGttatttatatgataaaaatatgtgTGTTGCTATGTATACAATCACATTCTATTGATAGTACAAACTATATCctaaaatatatcaataacaCTAAGCTATTTGTTCGATTCAACGTATGGGTTCTGTCAGATTTTATTACCTGTTAGTTCTGGCTCTTTTAAAATGAGTTTACTTAAAGGATTGATAGGTTTATTCGGATTTTATTTTACATGTCTAAATTTCATGCTTTACTCATAGACTAACATGAAAATGGAATTACACATTTGTCAAAATAATCCTTCCCACATTTATGACACAGTTCATTATAAAATCCTCAGTATCGAGACAactcatgttttttttacattttgtacattcaAAGCGTTATTCTTGGATTTTCCTTCATCTGGAAGGCTCATCTCAAACATTTATAACCTAATGAAGTATACATACTGGAAGATGCCAGGAGTTATATGACTAAGGCGgaaactaatacattgttactAAATCCTGACAATGTTTAGTTTGCCTGATAACTGTTTGAACCTTAAATTCGAGTTCAGAATAATGTATTAATTTGCTGACGGAAATAAGAACGTAATTTCCCTAAATATCCGATTAAGGTAATACATATGAGGATTTGAATTATTTCTAAGTTACTAAGTTGcataattcaatttatttatataaacgtAAATCGTATACTTTATGTGAatctttttttctgtaaaacgAGTGAGTATTTCCCTCTTATAAATATTATTCTAACTACAATTAGCCACCAATTATTCAAACATTGTAAAATTTGATGACTGTATGCCTATTGTtgataaaataaccaaaacaatTTGTGTGGGGAAAATACGATGGGGGCCAAACCTTTAACAGGTAGGGCAATCATAggtttataacacaaaaaaaatgaggtctaaaattttcaaaaattgaaattggaCAATTACCTAGTATTATACTGTCCAATATCCGAAATCTAAATGTATTGCTAGATTTAGTATTTCAAAGAACACCAAGAATTGTTTTTGGTTCCGTTTTGACCCCTTATTTCTATAACGTGAATGTCTTGCAACAAAGTATTAACAGACAAAGGACACATCGCTAAAACATTATACCGCGGCAAATCTATAACTTTCAACAATTGAATGCCAccattctaaataaaacaaaataaaggctacctttatttctcctatccCTTCTTTATGGGGGTTTCAAATGACCGGTCCATTATATATGTAATTATCCAATCACTGTCcgatttttgtccatttttgtatGTTTCTTGGGGAAAATAGTGTATAAAGACAGACTTTCAAAGCTAAAATGATCAGTAAAGAAAActttacaataaaataaacaaactggaaattcatgtatttacttctttaaaaaaaaccgctAACGCTAGGTATAAAGATATTGTTCAGTGATCTATGGCATAAAGGcatcaattttcaaaattaatttaccCGCATGCTCATTATTAAAGACCAATCGATTAAAACTAAACTTTGCAATTGATTATTTAATAATTGTTCAACAATATCTGATGCGATTTCTTCATTTTAAATCGAGGAACAACCATGTCAaggtttttctctttttaaacCACAACCATTTTCCAAATGATAGCTACAGAATTGATCCAGGTTGATATCAATTGGACAGAAACAGATCGGAATCaattatgacgtagacagtaatcatacTAATCGTAAtaatgttcattgaccataatgacgatgaaagcacatcgtCTAATAAcatttcgacatcatataatgaagttaaccacaccacatgatataagattaTATTACATGATCATAATACAATGACAATACCGAATCATTATAAAGTTTTGTGCACGTAATATAAAGTAAAATGCACATAATATAAGGATGTTTGTACATAATATAATGATCTTTGCACATCATAGAAGAATATTTACAAATCATATacggatatttgcacatcatttAAGAATgtgtgcacatcatataagtatgtttgcacatcatataagtacatttgcacatcaaaAAAGTATGcttgcacatcatataaatacgaaagcacatcatataagtatatttgcacatcatataaagatgtttagacatcatataaagatacttgcacataatataagcatattttCACGTCATAtttaggtgtttgcacatcatataattgcaagtgcacatcatataaaggtaaatgcacatcatataatgacaggtgtacatcatataaaggtagatgcacattatataataaaaatggtCATTACAAGACATGTTTGGCGTTCCATACTCTAAGGGCTCATAGGTTGCATGTTCTTCCTTTAAATGTATGACATATGACCTTCTCTATAAGGAGCTCATAGGTT
The window above is part of the Mytilus edulis chromosome 6, xbMytEdul2.2, whole genome shotgun sequence genome. Proteins encoded here:
- the LOC139525991 gene encoding uncharacterized protein, which gives rise to MATKLFPFFLVFLTVHGFLLDKSQNANGQLGTSNQYVTALEFLDETKSRHQEDEQIRHYVDKSLAVLSSQLEHKFNILEMKLVKCANQSDSNSSFESMELKYVELERKYNQLQTENKVLQTEQNLMENELRLLRNKIGEMSSDFKIFKQLGSIKPLQEIQSLQQAVQTVSAQTHSLSVNERARSQDFVALYNMTIDSKRVMNELNTSTSSLLRNLETKTSNQLSNLEYRQNTTAADISSKLKNLETKTYKQLIRIEQSQNSTAADIITRMEAKETSDILTMTMVQKQINNNAERVAMTAHPSTSGTVAGTIIKFDDVKFSLGVTNLASYNNIGKFTCEHDHEGLYLISASVMSYTNHAFFYIYLNGNSISETYIGDHSATYIHTGAVTVTQKLKLNDQVWLYAPGSWYLFGGLYSTLTIIKIK